One Macrobrachium rosenbergii isolate ZJJX-2024 chromosome 10, ASM4041242v1, whole genome shotgun sequence DNA window includes the following coding sequences:
- the LOC136842342 gene encoding KRAB-A domain-containing protein 2-like → MVYQDHLTKFIVLRRLTSKRAAEVAYQLLDIFLLFGAPQILQSDNGSEFTAQVIEELKVMWPSLIMVHGKPRHPQSQGSVERANADIKDMLTAWLADNETTDWTVGLKFVQFHKNSSFHSGIKRTPFAALFGSDAKIGLTTFSLPDEIISRLEKEEDHLNLFEEQAVMAPGISEQGRNPCCRNSS, encoded by the exons ATGGTGTACCAAGACCATTTGACAAAATTCATTGTTCTTCGACGCCTTACATCAAAGCGTGCAGCAGAGGTAGCCTATCAACTTTTGGACATTTTTCTGTTGTTCGGTGCTCCTCAAATTTTGCAAAGTGACAATGGGTCAGAATTTACTGCTCAAGTCATCGAAGAATTGAAAGTGATGTGGCCCTCACTTATTATGGTCCATGGAAAGCCCAGGCACCCTCAAAGCCAGGGGTCAGTAGAAAGAGCGAATGCTGACATCAAGGACATGCTGACAGCCTGGCTTGCTGACAATGAAACCACTGACTGGACTGTTGGTTTGAAATTTGTccagtttcataaaaattcaagtttccacagTGGGATTAAGAGAACACCGTTTGCAGCATTATTTGGATCGGATGCCAAAATTGGACTGACAACATTTTCTTTGCCTGATGAAATTATTTCTCgtcttgaaaaggaagaagatcatctgaatttatttgag GAGCAAGCGGTTATGGCGCCAGGTATTTCTGAGCAGGGAAGAAATCCTTGCTGTAGAAACAGCAGCTGA